Proteins co-encoded in one Acidobacteriota bacterium genomic window:
- a CDS encoding ATP-binding protein has translation MSDETPAAGNPPKDIWEVNQRLQFDEPLAPGDDRWVDTADARGEFSFSPLYRSLGVDPRTWELKGPPRKSYILFCGHRGCGKSTELRRVHWRLNRKEKFLAVLLDAAKALDPNNLQYQDVLLALAEALLARLAEHQIDLDPVHLTLLRQWFDERIEKHEATRQFAAEVKSGAKAEGGIPFLSKIFAELTAAFRVNSTYKEELRRVVRNHFTEFARAFNQLILAAEDACSEHGLGKRVLFLVDGTDRLRGDDADSFFVRDVYQLQLVEALFVYSAPIHLLHGGGAIHQSFTVTFKLPMIKLQEKDGASNPVALRAMEEILFRRAPRELFDDPSTADYLIEHSGGHPRDLLRLLQYSFEHAREDLFDRPAAERAVKALATDYRQFLDAEDYALLRQIDEQPQVERNSEQARRLLYNLALLEYNAYWWRSHPVVRTLDAYREAGRS, from the coding sequence ATGAGCGACGAGACACCTGCCGCTGGAAATCCTCCCAAGGACATCTGGGAGGTCAATCAGCGTTTACAGTTCGACGAGCCCTTGGCACCCGGGGATGATCGTTGGGTCGATACCGCGGATGCCCGTGGAGAGTTCAGCTTTTCTCCCCTCTACCGGAGCTTGGGAGTCGATCCCCGAACTTGGGAGCTGAAAGGGCCACCGCGCAAGTCATACATCCTCTTTTGCGGTCATCGGGGCTGTGGCAAGAGCACCGAGCTGCGGCGCGTTCACTGGCGCCTGAACCGCAAGGAGAAGTTTCTCGCCGTGCTCCTCGATGCGGCGAAGGCTCTCGATCCCAACAACTTGCAGTACCAGGATGTCCTGCTGGCTTTGGCCGAAGCCTTGTTGGCCCGCTTGGCAGAGCATCAAATCGATCTCGATCCGGTTCATCTGACTCTGCTCCGGCAGTGGTTCGACGAGCGGATCGAGAAGCACGAAGCGACCCGCCAGTTTGCTGCCGAGGTCAAGAGCGGTGCCAAGGCGGAAGGCGGGATTCCTTTTCTGAGCAAGATCTTCGCCGAGCTGACGGCGGCTTTCCGTGTCAATTCAACCTACAAGGAAGAGCTCCGCCGAGTGGTACGCAATCACTTCACGGAGTTTGCGCGGGCCTTCAATCAACTGATCTTGGCAGCGGAAGACGCCTGCTCGGAGCACGGATTGGGCAAACGGGTTCTATTCCTGGTGGACGGCACTGACCGGCTCCGCGGAGACGACGCCGACTCCTTCTTCGTGCGTGACGTCTATCAGCTCCAGCTGGTGGAAGCGCTTTTCGTTTACAGTGCACCGATTCATCTTCTTCATGGCGGTGGAGCGATCCACCAGAGCTTCACCGTCACCTTCAAGCTACCCATGATCAAGCTGCAGGAGAAGGATGGAGCTTCCAATCCGGTGGCCCTCCGGGCGATGGAGGAGATTCTGTTTCGTCGGGCACCTCGGGAGCTCTTTGACGACCCCAGCACCGCAGACTACCTGATCGAGCATAGCGGCGGCCATCCGCGGGATCTGCTCCGTTTGCTGCAATATAGCTTCGAGCATGCCCGGGAGGATCTCTTCGATCGCCCGGCTGCCGAGCGGGCGGTCAAGGCTCTGGCCACGGACTATCGCCAATTCCTTGATGCCGAGGACTACGCACTGCTTCGGCAGATTGATGAGCAGCCTCAGGTGGAGCGCAACTCGGAACAGG